tttagccgataaccgcgatagtcaatagaacaattttcggttgtccagtacttaatttttaaaaataaggttgtcatatttACTATTTCGGTAGTCAATGCGAAActttggccaaatttcaggttgactatagacgattgttaatatgacaactttttttctgtgCACGTACAtactcacgcacagacatcgctctaaaaatcttttattttaactctagggaccttgaaacgtcgagagatgtcaaaattttcaatttgaaaaatcttcctatgggaagttaaaaattcttttgaggAAAATGACAACTTAGAATTTGAAagatcttttgtttaaaaatgtatttggtcGTTACAACATTCGCTCTGGGTTTTCAGgatattgttttttacttttcggTCTTTGTAACCTTTGCTGGGCTTTATGATACCTTAGGATATGGGCTTATGGTTTTGAGCAAAAAGACCTATATCCCAAAAAAAATCTGTTCAAAAACAGCGGGGATGTCAAAAAGTGCAGCCGATTAGAACAATTAGAACACAATTAGAAAAAGCCTGGAATTTTTGCGTTTTTTCGTAAACATTCGatgaattgttaaaattttcccATTGAAAACTTTACAGTTGTtactgaaagttgtttttttttgtttaagttaaaataaacatatttttaatatttttaaaatatttttaatattttttttcccagCTATCTCAATTTAGGTTTGCGACGAAtttacaaatcctccaagagtaattcttgtaatgaaaagtgctttctcaaattggccgctgtactcgcatacaggaatggttgagagttgtaggtcactaggtcctagttttcaatggactgttgcgccacccaatttatttatttatttttatcttaattaAGGTATCTAAATCGTTTAATAAAGTATCTAAAAACTCACTTATCCAGGATataacacgagattgaacgcagaaatttaaaaaaaattcctgattgaaaAGCAGccgaaaaattgaaatacaaatcaGTGTATCGATTTCCGCTCGATCAGTACATAATTTGCATTTCTAATCAAAAGGAAACACAGTCAATTAtccattcaaaaatgttttcaggttgattttaatgatagctatataACTGGCCTCTATTATATAGCTCATTCAATGTTATATGGACTATTTTTtcgtcaaaaatgttttttttttttcgaacttaaGATACATATTAGATAGGCTAGGAACACATATTTATCTCATATAATTAATAATGACAATCAATCAAACTATTCAGTACGCTTAACTTTAAACAGGaaacagtttaaatttaataaatggatAACAATCCATTTCCTCCAACCTTTTAGAACACTCGACCAAATCCATCCAAATTGGGAGCCTTATCAgagaaagcaaaaacaaaaaacaatcttcaataataataaattaatgacaCTAAGTAAAAGTtataagctaaataaatttcaaatattcatAAATAGTTTTCACATTTTACCTTTCagataataatttgtaattGATTTCTAATCAGAATTAAATGAAGTTCCGGATGTTTATGTGATTTTAACTTATTTCCTATTGTTATCtcgaaacaataaaaaaagatatgtttgtataagaaattaGTTTAGTGATAATACCACTGATAATGTCTTAACTTAAATTAGCAAAACAAAACAGTttgttttcttgtattttataagtaaaagtCTGTTGGATTTGTGAAATTCTTATGTTATCAGCAAcctatggaaaaaaatattttagcattAATCAATTTCAGAATGAACCATATAAAAGGCGATTGGTCTTTCTACTTTCTTCACAGTTAGTACACTTGAGCTATCAAGAATACTTTAAGAGATTTCTTAACATAATTAAACATTAATTGTTGTGattcaatatattaaataaaatgcgtCTAGGAGCAACGGTACCAAATTTTAAGGTCGATTCTACAAAGGGGCCAATTCAATTCTACGATTGGTTGGGTGAATCGTAAGTGTGACGTTTTCAtatcaaaataaacttaaaaaaatctacataactatgcaatattattaattaatttggataccattaatataaattattttttaaatttttatttcagatgGTGTGTCTTCTTCTCTCACCCTGCTGACTTTACTCCCGTGTGCACAACAGAACTTGGTCGCATGGCCGTCCATCAGCATGAGTTTGCCAAACGTAATACCAAGCTTCTAGCTCATTCCGTGGATCAGCTGGCTTCCCATGTTGATTGGGTCAATGACATTAAATCCTACTGCTTGGACATTCCCGGGGACTTCCCATACCCAATCATTGCCGATCCAAACCGTGACTTGGCCGTTTCATTTGGTTTGCTCGATGAAGAGCAAAAGAAAGATCCTGAAATTGGAAAGACCATTCGTGGC
This window of the Eupeodes corollae chromosome 3, idEupCoro1.1, whole genome shotgun sequence genome carries:
- the LOC129952443 gene encoding peroxiredoxin-6-like, producing the protein MRLGATVPNFKVDSTKGPIQFYDWLGESWCVFFSHPADFTPVCTTELGRMAVHQHEFAKRNTKLLAHSVDQLASHVDWVNDIKSYCLDIPGDFPYPIIADPNRDLAVSFGLLDEEQKKDPEIGKTIRGLFIISPDKKLRLSMFYPMSTGRNVDEILRCIDSLQLTDRLKVIATPANWTPGTKVMILPTVTDEDAKKLFPKGFDKVSMPSGVNYVRTTENY